The following are from one region of the Verrucomicrobiia bacterium genome:
- a CDS encoding HU family DNA-binding protein, with product MNKQQLVAEVAKKSSLSKAQAWKTVDATFDAIKGSLKKGQKVSLIGFGSFLVRNRKARTGRNPKTGETIKIKARKVPAFSAGSSLKNAVK from the coding sequence ATGAACAAGCAACAACTCGTAGCTGAAGTCGCGAAGAAGAGCAGCCTTTCCAAGGCCCAGGCCTGGAAAACGGTCGATGCTACTTTCGACGCGATTAAGGGTTCCCTGAAAAAGGGTCAGAAAGTTTCTCTGATCGGTTTTGGAAGCTTCCTCGTTCGTAACCGCAAGGCTCGTACGGGACGCAACCCGAAGACCGGGGAAACGATCAAGATCAAGGCCCGCAAAGTTCCTGCTTTTTCCGCGGGATCTTCGCTGAAAAACGCTGTGAAGTAA
- a CDS encoding mechanosensitive ion channel domain-containing protein codes for MQETAQKLGEYLALYGVNILAAAAIFLVGKWAVGLAAHLLEKALNAAKVDATVARFAKNLSYIAGLTFVALAALARMGIETASFIAVLGAAGLAVGLALQGSLSNFAAGVLIVLFKPYKVGHAIEAAGITGTVEEVQIFDTVLNTADNVRIIIPNSQIMGNTIKNYSCNPLRRVDLVFGVGYSDDLKKVRDVIEQVLLADSRVLRNPAPLIAVKELAAYSVNFAVRVWAKAADYWDVYFALTENMKLAFDKNGITIPFPMTDVRVLQQSASTSV; via the coding sequence ATGCAAGAAACCGCTCAAAAACTTGGAGAATACCTGGCCCTCTACGGGGTCAATATCCTGGCTGCCGCCGCGATTTTCTTAGTCGGGAAATGGGCGGTCGGGCTGGCCGCGCATCTGCTCGAAAAGGCGCTGAACGCCGCCAAGGTCGATGCCACGGTTGCCCGGTTCGCCAAAAATCTCTCTTACATTGCCGGGCTTACCTTTGTGGCTCTTGCCGCGCTGGCCCGGATGGGCATTGAAACGGCTTCTTTCATTGCCGTACTCGGCGCCGCGGGCCTGGCGGTTGGCCTTGCGCTCCAGGGATCGCTTTCCAATTTTGCGGCCGGCGTGCTCATCGTGCTTTTCAAACCCTACAAGGTGGGCCATGCCATCGAAGCCGCGGGCATCACAGGCACAGTCGAGGAAGTCCAGATTTTCGACACGGTCCTGAATACCGCGGACAACGTGCGCATCATCATCCCGAATTCCCAAATTATGGGGAATACGATCAAAAATTATTCCTGCAACCCGCTCCGCCGCGTGGATCTTGTTTTCGGAGTGGGATATTCGGACGATCTCAAGAAAGTCCGCGACGTGATCGAACAGGTCCTCCTGGCCGACTCGCGCGTGCTTCGAAATCCGGCGCCTCTGATTGCCGTCAAAGAGCTTGCCGCGTACAGCGTCAATTTCGCGGTGCGTGTTTGGGCGAAGGCCGCCGATTATTGGGACGTTTATTTTGCCCTGACGGAAAACATGAAGCTGGCGTTCGACAAGAACGGCATTACCATCCCGTTCCCCATGACCGACGTCAGGGTCCTTCAGCAAAGCGCCTCGACAAGCGTTTAA
- a CDS encoding DUF6629 family protein, which produces MCFGPTASFTSGALLTAAGTATLKTTRSKKELLFAAFPLAFAVQQIIEGLLWLGVNDGPLEQWRKPLAALFLFFAYLVWPLISPLGIYLLETQKKNQRILSVFIPIGIATACYMLWFIFHYDHHVTVVHHSIQYHIHKFANFVGFLYLGATYAPYLFSSYKGVRTLGVLNIIFAAISRYMYWVTFDSVWCFFAALLSIGIYFFLRWLHRPAEAVAG; this is translated from the coding sequence ATGTGCTTCGGACCCACGGCAAGTTTTACGAGCGGCGCTCTTTTGACTGCAGCCGGCACCGCCACCCTCAAAACCACCCGATCCAAAAAAGAACTGCTTTTTGCGGCGTTCCCTCTTGCTTTCGCGGTTCAGCAAATCATTGAAGGCTTGCTATGGCTGGGCGTAAACGATGGGCCTCTCGAACAATGGAGAAAGCCTTTGGCAGCCTTGTTTCTTTTCTTTGCCTATTTGGTCTGGCCCCTTATTTCCCCTCTGGGCATTTACCTTTTGGAAACTCAAAAGAAAAACCAACGGATACTGTCCGTTTTTATTCCAATAGGAATCGCAACCGCGTGTTATATGCTTTGGTTTATTTTCCACTATGACCACCATGTTACCGTGGTGCACCACAGCATTCAATATCACATCCACAAATTCGCTAATTTTGTGGGCTTTCTTTATCTAGGCGCGACCTATGCGCCTTATCTTTTTTCCAGTTATAAAGGCGTGCGCACCTTGGGAGTGCTGAACATTATTTTTGCCGCGATTTCGCGTTACATGTATTGGGTGACCTTTGATTCGGTGTGGTGTTTCTTTGCCGCCCTACTGAGCATCGGCATTTATTTTTTTCTCCGTTGGCTGCACCGCCCCGCTGAAGCCGTGGCAGGATAG
- a CDS encoding class I SAM-dependent methyltransferase: protein MRCPNCKRPFFFLSDPGPGQEKTGQCSKCRFRAEAQLPSYDSYHEDLYPDRYKRDVKTDPQIKFIFDHLKIREGERVADLGCGVGDYTRAISGLTKNVTGYDLSVDAAREKYPGLEFVQADFQKTLPIPDGAVDKVVSVSVIEHLPAWGFFLQECRRILKPGGTIALTTCDRDFFLHDFHYDLTHLQEWTLREFEALAGKSFEKIRAEKTCSMFKYYPANWIFCRAVKPDLTFIGRKV from the coding sequence ATGCGTTGTCCCAACTGCAAACGCCCTTTTTTCTTTTTGTCGGACCCCGGCCCGGGGCAGGAAAAAACGGGACAATGCAGCAAATGCCGCTTCCGGGCCGAGGCCCAGCTGCCCTCCTACGATTCTTACCATGAAGACCTCTACCCCGACCGCTATAAGCGGGACGTCAAGACCGATCCCCAGATCAAATTTATTTTCGATCACCTGAAAATCCGCGAAGGCGAGCGCGTTGCCGATCTCGGCTGCGGCGTGGGCGATTATACGCGCGCGATCTCCGGGCTGACCAAGAACGTGACCGGCTACGATTTGAGCGTGGACGCGGCGCGGGAAAAATATCCGGGCCTCGAGTTTGTCCAGGCCGACTTCCAAAAGACCCTGCCCATCCCGGACGGCGCCGTCGACAAGGTCGTTTCGGTCAGCGTGATCGAGCATCTTCCCGCATGGGGCTTTTTCCTGCAGGAATGCCGGCGCATCCTCAAGCCCGGAGGGACGATTGCCTTGACGACCTGCGACCGGGATTTTTTCCTGCACGATTTCCATTATGATCTGACCCACCTCCAGGAATGGACGCTCCGGGAATTCGAAGCCCTTGCCGGCAAGAGCTTCGAAAAAATCCGGGCGGAAAAAACCTGCTCCATGTTCAAGTACTATCCGGCCAATTGGATTTTCTGCCGCGCCGTCAAACCGGACCTGACTTTTATCGGAAGAAAGGTCTGA